The sequence below is a genomic window from Thalassomonas haliotis.
TTTGATGTCTATGGCTTCACCGCCGGACAAGACCCTGAGTTTGAGTAGTTTGCGGTTTTCATCCCATAAGGCAATGGCGGCGCCGGTGATCTCCACCAGTTCATTGGTTTTATTGACGACATAATCGAGCACCTGTTCAATATCCAAAGTGGCGACCACTTCTTTGGAAATGGTCATCAGGATATGCATTTCCTTAACCAGGCTCTCTACTTCCAGCAAACGGGCGTTTCTCATGGATAAGGAGGCGGCAACCGCGAGCTCTTTTACCAGCTCGCAATCTTCCTCGTCAAACCTGTGGTTTACGCCGCTTTTTTTGTTGATCACCTGAATTGCGCCGTAAGACTCATTACTGACGGTCAGGGGCACGCAAATCATAGAGTGGGTGACAAAACCGGTATTTTTATCGACATCGGCATTAAAGCGGGGATCTTTGCCGCAATCCATGATCAGTTCAGGTTGCTGGTTTTCAACTACGGCGCCGACCACGCCGACACCAAAAGGTAAACGCAGGCCGATCACCCGGTTTTTAGCGGTGCCTTTGGCCAGGTGGCAGACATTCTGTTTTTTTGCTTTGTCCACCAGCCATAAAGAGCCGGATTCTGCATCCAGGGCTTCGAGTACCCGGTCAAAAACAATTGCCACCAGTTGCTTCACCCCTTTTACATTACTGATAAATTCCTGTAAAAGCTGGCGTGAAATCGTCAGGCGTTTAATGGTTTTTTCCAGTTGACGTATTTGTTGTTGTTGAGCGTCCAAGTTGCTTTGCCCTGCCGGTTAAGGCATTAAAAAGTGAAGACTAATTCGTTACTATGCCTTTAAGAATAGATGATATTTACCCTGAACAATTAACTAATGGCTTACATGAACGCCAGGGCTATCGCTTTGCGGATAACAAAACTTTTTATAAAGCTCGGAACAAAAGCAGCAGCCAAAACAATAATCAAATAAAAGAAAGACTTACCTTGGCTGTGTGCTTCCGGTAAGTCTTGGCTTATCGGGGCAGGGACTTAGCCGCTGCCCGGCTGGCGGTTAAGGCCGGGGCCGGTTAGTGATCTGCTTGGCCTTGATTTGATGTACATTGGCGGTGATCTGTGCCTGTCTTGCTTTAGAGCGTGCCATGGCTGCACTTGCCGCTGTTTTTACTTCGTTCAGTTTGTTTTGTGGAATTGTCATATCCATTCTCCTTGGCTATTTAAGTAAAACTCGAGGTAAACAACATTGCCTTTATTTTCAGTGTTGCAAACCTTGAATACTGCGTTAAGTTATTGCTGTAAAAATTTTTAAGCTTCCCCCTGCGCTAAACAGCAAGGCGCAGGGACATGGTTTTTAACTCCACTGCTCGCTTGTGCCGTCGGCATAAGTTACCCTGCCGGAGCCGTCAGGGTTATACTGCCAGTGGCTTGAACCTGTTGGCTTCCACAGGGAAGCCTGCAAGGAATTAAGTTCATTTAAGCCCATTTAAGCCCATTGCTCGGTTGTGCCATCGGCATAAGTTACGCTGCCGGAGCCGTCAGGGTTATACTGCCAGTGGCTTGAACCTGTTGGCTTCCACAGGGAAGCCTGCAAGGAATTAAGTTTATTTAAGTTCATTTAAGCCCATTGCTCGGTTGTGCCATCGGCATAAGTTACGCTGCCGGAGCCGTCAGGGTTATACTGCCAGGTCGTACCGTCGGCTTGGGTATGGCTGGAACTGCCGTCGCCTGACCAGGAACCATTGCTGCCATCGGCATTGGTATAGCTGCCGGAGCCATCGCTATTCCAGGTGCTGGTGTTACCCATACCGTCATCCCAGCTGCCGTTACCCTGACCATCCCAGCTTTCTACTGAGCCGTCGCTATAAGCGACAGAGCCTGAGCCGTCGGCATTCCAGGTTTCCACCGTGCCGTCAGGGTGGATGGTGGTGCCTGAGCCGTCTTCGTTATAGCTGTACTGGCTACCGTCGTCCCCGGTGACATCGCCGGTGCCGCCGTCGCCGAGATCGTTACCGGCGGCATCTGTGTAGGTGATGTTCCCCTGGGCATCCCAGGTTTCCGTGGTGCCGTCGGCTGAGGTATAGCTGCCGGAGCCGTCGCTATTATAGCTGCCGCTGCTGCCGTCAGCATTGGTCCAGCTGCTGGAGCCATCGCTATTGTAGGTACCGCTGCTGCCGTCACTGCTGCTCCAGCTGCCTGAGCCATCGGCACTCCAGCTGCTGGTATTGCCCATGCCGTCATCCCAGCTGCCGCTGCCGTCGCTGTTCCAGCTGCTGGAAGAACCGTCAGCATAGGTTTCGCTGCCGCTACCATCGGCATTGTAGGTACCGCTGCTGCCGTCTGAGCTGGTCCAGCTACTGGAACCGTCGCTATTATAGCTATTGCTGCTGCCATCGGCGCCGGTGTAGGTGGAACTGCCATCGCTGCTCCAGCTGCTGCTGCTGCCGTCGCTGCTGCTCCAACTGCCGGAGCCATCGCTGTGCCAGGTATTGGTATTACCCATACCGTCATCCCAGCTGCCGCCGCCCTGGCCATCCCAGGTCTCTACCGAGCCGTCGGCATAAGCGACAGAGCCGGAGCCGTCGCTGTTCCAGGTCTCTACCGTACCGTCAGGGTGTACTGCGCTGCCTGAGCCGTCTTCGTTATAGGTATACTGAGTGCCGTCATCAGCGATAACACCGCCGGTACCGCCATCGCCGAGGTCGTTACCCGCAGCGTCGGTATAGGTGATATTGCCCTGGGCGTCCCAGGTTTCTGTGGTACCGTCGGCTGAGGTATAGCTGCCGCTACCATCGCTGTTATAGGTGCCGCTGCTGCCGTCGGAGTTGGTCCAGCTGCTGGAGCCGTCGCTATTATAGCTACCGCTGCTGCCGTCACTGCTGGTCCAGCTGCCGGAGCCGTCGGCGTTCCAGGTACTGGTATTGCCCATACCGTCATCCCAGCTGCCGCTGCCATCGCTGTTCCAGCTGCTGGAAGAGCCGTCGGCATAGGTTTCACTGCCTGAGCCGTCGCTATTATAGGTGCCTGAATTCCCCTGGCCGTCCCCCCAGCTGTTTGAGCCATCGCTGTTATAGGTGCTGTAGGAGCCATCGGCGCCGGTATAGGTGGAACTGCCGTCGGCGGACCAGCTGCCGCTGCTGCCGTCGCTGCCGGTAAAGCTGCCGCTGCCGTCACTATGCCAGCTGCTGGTATTGCCCATGCCGTCATCCCAGCTGCCGCCGCCCTGGCCATCCCAGGTTTCCAGCGAGCCGTCGCTAAAGGCAATCGAGCCCGAGCCGTCCGCGTTCCAGGTTTCCACCGTGCCGTCAGCATGCACGGCGGTGCCTGAGCCGTCTTCGTTATAGGTATAGGTGGTGCCGTCATCGCCGGTAACCACCCCGCTGCCGTCTTTCTCGGCATGGGTATCGCCGTTGGCGTCATAATAAGTGATATTGCCCTGGGCATCCCAGACTTCGCTGCTGCCGTCGGCTGAAGTATAACTGCCGGAGCCATCGGCATTATAGGTACCGCTGCTGCCGTCAGCATTGGTCCAGCTGCTGGAGCCATCGCTATTGTAGGTACCGCTGCTGCCGTCACTGCTGGTCCAGCTGCCTGAGCCGTCGGCATTCCAGGTGCTGGCATTGCCCATACCGTCATCCCAGTGGCCGCTGCCGTCGCTGTTCCAGCTGCTGGAAGAGCCGTCAGCATAAGTTTCACTGCCGCTGCCATCCGGACTCCAGGTGCCCGAGTTGCCCTGACCGTCGCCCCAGCTGCCGGAGCCATCGGCATTATAGGTATTGTAGGAGCCGTCGGCGGCATAATAACTTGAGCTGCCGTCCGCGCTCCAGCTGCCGCTGCTGCCGTCGCTGCCGGTGTAGCTGCCGGAGCCATCGGCATTCCAGGTACTGGAGTTGCCCATGCCGTCATCCCAGCTGCCGCCGCCCTGGCCATCCCAGGTTTCCACCGAGCCGTCGCTAAAGGCAATCGAACCCGAGCCGTCGGCGTTCCAGGTCTCTGTGGTGCCGTCAGCATGTATGGCACTGCCTGAGCCGTCGTCATTATAGGTATAAGTAGTGCCGTCATCGGTTGTGACTGTGCCGGCGCCGCCATCCCCTAATTCGTTGCCCGCGGCATCGGTATAGGTGATATTGCCCATGGCATCCCAGGTTTCTGTGGTGCCGTCGGCCGAGGTATAGCTGCCGGAGCCGTCGCTGTTATAGCTGCCGCTGCTGCCGTCAGAGTTGGTCCAGCTGCTGGAGCCGTCGCTGTTATAGGTGCCGCTGCTGCCGTCACTGCTGGTCCAGCTGCCTGAGCCGTCAGCATTCCAGCTGCTGGTATTGCCCTGGCCGTCATCCCAGCTGCCGCTGCCATCAGGCGCCCAGCTACTGGAAGAGCCGTCGGCATAGGTTTCACTGCCGGAGCCATCGGTATTGTAGGTACCTGAGTTCCCCTGGCCGTCTCCCCAGCTACCGGAGCCGTCGGCGTTGGTGGTATTGTAGGAGCCGTCAGCTCCCTGGTAAGTCGAGCTGCCGTCGCTGCTATAGCTGCCGCTGCTGCCATCACTGCCGGTCCAGCTGCCGCTGCCGTCACTATGCCAGGTGCTGGAGTTGCCCTGGCCGTCGTCCCAGCTGCCGCCGCCCTGGCCGTCCCAGGTTTCGGTGGAGCCATCGGCATAGGCGATAGAGCCTGAGCCGTCACTGTTCCAGGTCTCGACCGTGCCGTCGGGAGAGACGGCAGAGCCTGAGCCGTCGCTATCATAATTATATTCGGTGCCGTCATCGCCTGTGACTACCCCGGTGCCGCCGTCGCCCATATCATTGCCTGCGGCATCGGTATAGGTGATATTGCCCTGAGCATCCCAGGTTTCTGTGGTGCCGTCGGCGGACGTATAACTGCCTGAGCCGTCGGGGTTATAGCTGCCGCTGCTGCCGTCAGCATTGGTCCAGCTGCTGGAGCCGTCTGAGTTATAACTGCCGCTGCTGCCGTCGCTGCTTTGCCAACTGCCCGAGCCATCGGCATTCCAGCTGCTGGAATTGCCCATGCCGTCATCCCAGGTGCCACTGCCGTCGGCTTCCCAGGTTTCGACACTGCCGTCGGGATGTACCGCCGAGCCGCTGCCGTCGCCGTTGTCGGTATAAGTGCTATCCTGCTCGCCGGTTATGTCTCCCGGGGGGGGCGCGTCATCTGCAGGCGGGGCATCAGAGGCTGTGTCGGTCGGCGGCTGATCCGTTGTTGTGCCTGTGTCTTGGCTGGTATCGGTATCCGCACCTAAATCTCCTACCAGACCGCCTATGCCACCCGGGGCTATGCGATCTTCGAGTTTGGAGACCTGAGACTCGACCTTGGTTTTAAGTATTTTTGAGGTTTTTTGCTTTGCCATGTTTTCACTTCCTATGAAAAATTGTAGCCCCGGCCGGGTAAAACATGGGCTGAACCTGCCTGTAATCCATATCGGCCAAAGCGTTAAAATTAAACAAGTCTTCAGTTAGTTTACGACTTGAACAGGGTACTGAGGGGAACCCTTTGTTCAAAAACGACAATCTTTTAAGGTCACTAATAAGGTTTAAGGTTTATTCATCCAAAACACTCAGTCAGGTGTTTCATTAATAGAGCTATGCATCCCTTGAGTCGAATAAACGTCATGTAGAATCTGATTACGACTTGTACACCAGTTCTTCAAATTTAGACTAAAACAATGGCCTTGCCAGTGTTTCGGGCAATAAAAACAAAGATTTTTATATTTATCTGAAAAACGCGCAAATGAGTTAAATTATCGCAGCAAAGGACAAATTACAGTATCCCGGGCAATGGCGCCGGTAAAAGCCAGAGCGCGATATAAGGGTCAGGTATAGAGGTTACTGGTTTGTTTCTATTAGATCCAAAAAATCAAAAGGAATTTCATTACGAAAATAGGCATATAAATTAATGTAAAAGGAGAACAGTCGCTGCATGCAGATAAATATTTCCTCCTGGTTGGCATCGGCTAAGTTGAGTTGCCTGATTTTTCCCAGGCACAGGTCGAATAAGTCCCTGAGCTTTTGTCCCTGCTCACTGGTATCCCGGTAGTCAAAGCTTGTTTCGAATAAATACTCACCGCACAGGCAGTGAAATTTTTGCTCAAAGACAGAGCCGGTTTTTGCTGAACTCACCAGCTGGCTTTTTTTCGCCTTGATCATTTTATAATATTCGAAAATATCATGATATGCCTGTTGGCAAGCCGGGCAGGAGAGTGGGAAAGGCTGGCTGTAAACCGTTAATGCCCGGGTTTGAAAGGAGTCCATAGAAGAGAGCAGATCTTTGATTTCATTTTGCTCTTTTTCCAGGTAGGTATCAGCCAGGTAGTTATAATTCATCATGTGTGTATCCCCGCTATTCCTTAGTCGGCTCTCCAGTATCACATACGCCAAGTTGTTAACTTTGTTTTTAAGCATAGTAGAACTCAGTCATAATATTTTTTAACCCCTTTACCGGCTTCTTTCCTGTGGCTGGTTTTAACTTTACCGGATGTCACAAAACTGTCATATAACTGTCTTATAATCTCCGCCGTAATTTCAAGTTCTATTGTCTAAAGGTATTATTTGTGGTGACAGCGTTAAAATCGGCCGGCTCGCGCCAGCTAAAAAATTCATTTGCCCGTTGGCTTATCACCTTAGGTGGTATCAGTGTGCTGCTTACTTTAGTGCTGATTTTTCTCTATCTGCTTTATGTGATAAAGCCGGTTTTTGACAGCACAGAAATAACGCCGTCAACGCGTGTGGAAATCTCATCCAGTGCCCAGGTGCTCTCCACAGGTGTGGATGAACTCAAAGAGCTGGCGTTTAATATTAACCGCTCCGGTAGTATCAACTTTTATCAGCTGGTAGCAAGTGCAACGCGCCCGTTGGGAACTCAGGTATTGTCAAAGCAACTGACCGGCGCCGGAGTTACAGTGTCGCAGGTGGTGGACAGCGGTCACAACAACAAGTTATTGCTTGATAGCCAGGGACAGGTGCAGTTGCTGACGCCAAACTTTACCGCCAGTTACGATAATAATATCCGTGAGATTAATCCTGCCGTTCGCTACCCTTTAGGTGAAGGGAAACTTGTTGTTGATGAAATGCAGGCGCCGCTGGAAAAGCTGGCTTTTGCCATGGATGATGAGCGTGCGGTTTTTGTTGCCTTTACCCGGGATAAACGATTGCTCAAAACCACCTTAGTGGCAGAGGATGATTTTAATTATGATCCCGCCCATGAAAGTGTTTATCAGGTGATTGAAGAGCAAGTCAGCGCCGTAGATGATGTGTTGATCACCCCCGACCTTGCCATGGCTTTTGTCCGCGACGGCAACCGGGTGCTGGTATTTTCCCTCGATGATGACTATGAAGTGCCGTTAAAAGCCGTTATTACCGACACAGACGCTGCTGATGCCAACTTAACCACTATGGCGCTGTTATCCGGCGGCAGCTCTTTGTTGCTTGGTAATAATCAGGGCGAGATCAGCCAGTGGTTTGAAGTTTCCACCGAGAACGGCCGTCAATTTAAAAAAATCCGCAGTTTTCATCTTAGCGCCAGCGAAACTGTTGCGGCTATTTATACCGAGCAATACCGGAAAAGTTTTTATGCCATGGGGCAATCCGGTGAACTTGGCGCTTTTTACACGACCAGCGACGCCGATTTATGGCAAGGTAAGTTAACAGCTGCTGCCCCGGGGGCGTTTGCGATTTCTCCGCGTGCCGATGCCCTGATAATGACCACAGCTGCCAGGGGGAGTCAGCAACTGAGCTTGTTTACGGTAGAAAACGAGCACCCCGAGGTGACCTGGCAGGCATTATGGCAGGAAGTCTGGTATGAGGGGTATCCAGAGCCTGAGTATATCTGGCAGTCTACTTCAGGTTCGGATGACTTTGAAGCGAAGTTTTCACTGGTGCCTATCTCGTTCGGTACCATCAAGGCAGCTATGTATGCCATGTTATTTGCCGTGCCTATTGCTTTGGCCGCCGCTATTTATACCGCTTACTTTATGACGCCGGTACTGAGAACCAAAGTGAAGCCGACCATAGAAATGATGGAAGCGCTGCCGACGGTTATTTTGGGTTTCCTGGCAGGCTTATGGCTGGCCCCTATTATTGAAAACTACCTGCCGGCAATGGCATTGCTGCTGGTGATGTTGCCTTTGGCGACCTTATTGACGGCTTTAGGCTGGTCTGCTTTGCCTAAAGAGTGGAAGAGCCGCATTCCGGAAACCTGGGCGCCGGTGATTTTAATCCCGGTGTTGTGTTTTACCGGCTACCTGGCATTTGCCTTATCTCCTGTAATGGAAACCGTGTTTTTTGGCGGCGATATGCGCCAATTTGTGACCAATGACTTAGGTATAGACTTCGATCAGCGAAATGCCCTGGTGGTTGGTATTGCCATGGGTTTTGCGGTTATCCCTACTATTTTCTCTATGGCGGAAGATGCGATTTTCAGCGTACCGCGCCATTT
It includes:
- a CDS encoding beta strand repeat-containing protein, producing the protein MAKQKTSKILKTKVESQVSKLEDRIAPGGIGGLVGDLGADTDTSQDTGTTTDQPPTDTASDAPPADDAPPPGDITGEQDSTYTDNGDGSGSAVHPDGSVETWEADGSGTWDDGMGNSSSWNADGSGSWQSSDGSSGSYNSDGSSSWTNADGSSGSYNPDGSGSYTSADGTTETWDAQGNITYTDAAGNDMGDGGTGVVTGDDGTEYNYDSDGSGSAVSPDGTVETWNSDGSGSIAYADGSTETWDGQGGGSWDDGQGNSSTWHSDGSGSWTGSDGSSGSYSSDGSSTYQGADGSYNTTNADGSGSWGDGQGNSGTYNTDGSGSETYADGSSSSWAPDGSGSWDDGQGNTSSWNADGSGSWTSSDGSSGTYNSDGSSSWTNSDGSSGSYNSDGSGSYTSADGTTETWDAMGNITYTDAAGNELGDGGAGTVTTDDGTTYTYNDDGSGSAIHADGTTETWNADGSGSIAFSDGSVETWDGQGGGSWDDGMGNSSTWNADGSGSYTGSDGSSGSWSADGSSSYYAADGSYNTYNADGSGSWGDGQGNSGTWSPDGSGSETYADGSSSSWNSDGSGHWDDGMGNASTWNADGSGSWTSSDGSSGTYNSDGSSSWTNADGSSGTYNADGSGSYTSADGSSEVWDAQGNITYYDANGDTHAEKDGSGVVTGDDGTTYTYNEDGSGTAVHADGTVETWNADGSGSIAFSDGSLETWDGQGGGSWDDGMGNTSSWHSDGSGSFTGSDGSSGSWSADGSSTYTGADGSYSTYNSDGSNSWGDGQGNSGTYNSDGSGSETYADGSSSSWNSDGSGSWDDGMGNTSTWNADGSGSWTSSDGSSGSYNSDGSSSWTNSDGSSGTYNSDGSGSYTSADGTTETWDAQGNITYTDAAGNDLGDGGTGGVIADDGTQYTYNEDGSGSAVHPDGTVETWNSDGSGSVAYADGSVETWDGQGGGSWDDGMGNTNTWHSDGSGSWSSSDGSSSSWSSDGSSTYTGADGSSNSYNSDGSSSWTSSDGSSGTYNADGSGSETYADGSSSSWNSDGSGSWDDGMGNTSSWSADGSGSWSSSDGSSGTYNSDGSSSWTNADGSSGSYNSDGSGSYTSADGTTETWDAQGNITYTDAAGNDLGDGGTGDVTGDDGSQYSYNEDGSGTTIHPDGTVETWNADGSGSVAYSDGSVESWDGQGNGSWDDGMGNTSTWNSDGSGSYTNADGSNGSWSGDGSSSHTQADGTTWQYNPDGSGSVTYADGTTEQWA
- a CDS encoding ABC transporter permease subunit, coding for MVTALKSAGSRQLKNSFARWLITLGGISVLLTLVLIFLYLLYVIKPVFDSTEITPSTRVEISSSAQVLSTGVDELKELAFNINRSGSINFYQLVASATRPLGTQVLSKQLTGAGVTVSQVVDSGHNNKLLLDSQGQVQLLTPNFTASYDNNIREINPAVRYPLGEGKLVVDEMQAPLEKLAFAMDDERAVFVAFTRDKRLLKTTLVAEDDFNYDPAHESVYQVIEEQVSAVDDVLITPDLAMAFVRDGNRVLVFSLDDDYEVPLKAVITDTDAADANLTTMALLSGGSSLLLGNNQGEISQWFEVSTENGRQFKKIRSFHLSASETVAAIYTEQYRKSFYAMGQSGELGAFYTTSDADLWQGKLTAAAPGAFAISPRADALIMTTAARGSQQLSLFTVENEHPEVTWQALWQEVWYEGYPEPEYIWQSTSGSDDFEAKFSLVPISFGTIKAAMYAMLFAVPIALAAAIYTAYFMTPVLRTKVKPTIEMMEALPTVILGFLAGLWLAPIIENYLPAMALLLVMLPLATLLTALGWSALPKEWKSRIPETWAPVILIPVLCFTGYLAFALSPVMETVFFGGDMRQFVTNDLGIDFDQRNALVVGIAMGFAVIPTIFSMAEDAIFSVPRHLTSGSLALGATQWQTLVKVVLLTASPGIFSAIMMGLGRAVGETMIVLMATGNTPILDWSIFQGMRTLAANIAVEMPESEVGSSHYRILFLAAFVLFVFTFVLNTLAEFIRQRLREKYSSL